Proteins encoded in a region of the Tetrapisispora phaffii CBS 4417 chromosome 12, complete genome genome:
- the TMC1 gene encoding Tmc1p (similar to Saccharomyces cerevisiae YOR052C; ancestral locus Anc_5.653) — MSDTQNIKKIQVQNDAAKDKVVISLIEQEAATEDSGLQGEEQRAVKVVDKDGAVAVGGVATVGSKYTLAAESALQETSGVGKKQRKRRRKNECHYKDCSSSYIKYIGECQYCEGRFCSQHRLLETHLCTKLDYCKKEYHRRNAVRLAKEQTKIPKLSSI, encoded by the coding sequence ATGTCGGACACGCAgaatataaagaagattCAGGTGCAGAACGATGCTGCTAAGGATAAGGTGGTGATCAGTTTGATTGAACAAGAGGCTGCAACGGAGGACTCGGGGTTGCAAGGTGAAGAGCAGAGAGCGGTGAAGGTTGTTGATAAAGATGGAGCAGTTGCTGTCGGGGGTGTTGCAACAGTTGGGAGCAAGTACACTCTTGCCGCAGAGTCTGCTCTGCAGGAGACGTCTGGTGTGGGGAAGAAGCAAAGGAAGAGGCGGAGAAAGAACGAGTGCCATTACAAGGACTGTTCCAGCAGCTATATTAAGTACATAGGAGAGTGTCAGTACTGCGAGGGCAGGTTCTGCTCACAACATAGACTGTTGGAAACCCATTTGTGCACAAAACTCGATTATTGTAAGAAAGAGTATCATAGAAGAAATGCTGTTAGACTGGCAAAGgaacaaacaaaaatacCTAAACTATCAAGTATATAA
- the TPHA0L02080 gene encoding uncharacterized protein (similar to Saccharomyces cerevisiae DRE2 (YKR071C); ancestral locus Anc_5.654), with protein MKGPILILIHPAITTTPEVLEEKKIGISKQHATEVVIEQYLINKINDGTVVLETSNYSEIHYITPESDESVSFPKKLIGVLSDSLIPGGTLYGLTNAYKIDALVNNFEISDVGVYHWVKKNISKETKSVSLLASNSSSESGVGKKLPMFKKMPLFKKAAKNEPVEIATASDEVDELDDDDASSSSSGDMSNKAKYFESVGADSNGDGDTSVSEDDLVAVTDSTGITMITCGKTKTRKKRACKDCTCGLKEENEEEINKITSQQDRVLKFSAEELTEVDFTVEGKKVGGCGSCSLGDAFRCSGCPYLGLPAFKPGQAVNLSSISDDL; from the coding sequence ATGAAGGGAccaatattaatattaatcCATCCTGCGATTACGACCACGCCAGAGGTGTTGgaagagaaaaaaatcGGTATTTCCAAACAGCATGCTACTGAGGTTGTCATTGAGCAATACTTGATCAACAAGATCAACGATGGCACTGTTGTGTTGGAGACTTCTAATTACTCTGAAATACATTATATCACCCCGGAAAGTGACGAGTCGGTTTCTTTTCCTAAAAAGTTGATTGGCGTGCTGAGCGACAGCCTGATACCAGGTGGTACGCTGTATGGTTTGACTAATGCTTACAAGATAGATGCTTTAGTGAATAATTTCGAGATAAGCGATGTTGGTGTCTATCATTGGGTGAAGAAGAACATTAGCAAGGAGACGAAAAGTGTGAGCTTATTGGCTTCAAACTCGTCTTCTGAGAGTGGCGTTGGCAAGAAGCTTCCTATGTTTAAGAAGATGCCGTTGTTTAAAAAGGCAGCCAAAAACGAGCCTGTGGAGATTGCAACGGCTAGCGACGAAGTGGATGAGCTTGATGATGACGATGCCAGCAGTTCTAGTTCTGGCGACATGAGCAACAAGGCCAAGTACTTTGAGAGCGTTGGTGCCGATAGTAATGGCGACGGGGACACCTCTGTGTCTGAGGACGACCTGGTGGCAGTGACAGATTCCACCGGGATCACGATGATCACATGCGGCAAGACCAAGACGAGGAAGAAGAGAGCCTGCAAGGACTGTACCTGTGGTTTGAAAGAAGAGAACGAAGAGGAGATAAACAAGATCACCAGCCAGCAGGACCGCGTTCTGAAGTTCTCGGCAGAAGAGCTGACCGAGGTCGATTTCACTGTCGAGGGCAAGAAAGTCGGCGGATGCGGTTCGTGTTCGCTCGGTGACGCATTCCGATGCTCTGGCTGTCCGTACCTGGGCCTACCGGCATTCAAACCTGGCCAAGCGGTGAACCTCTCCAGCATATCAGATGATTTATAA
- the TPHA0L02090 gene encoding uncharacterized protein (similar to Saccharomyces cerevisiae SIS2 (YKR072C) and VHS3 (YOR054C); ancestral locus Anc_5.655), giving the protein MGRSESECNERSTSRLLYFDRLRKKQKNNRDMESEATDVGKIKMEQTSKTETKASPLIFREVDTGLGPRTKSIINVDKHSGAVISNTPDKDLKRVPKVTFETKKKNIEVIGSNECLTDVGKNAVERNATANVVLNTNNNLDNHHSEGNLKKTTSISVTPILNSSPKKNDGSDAVNVKAAEVNNLSKTTDNEHPHFIVDDILHTPPERSRSNSITHQLPHGMVPSVDNISYLLDKQLSALNTGETTNAERNNMSTVERAVSPIKDSKLVDVNKTNEPLDLSKEEHKDLDQGLSNKNIPVINKESLKNTDYRLLQDDNKIHVLFGATGSLSVYKLKPMIKKLEDIYGRDKITIQVILTQSAEKLLNTKYLKKNGNIIGNSALTTPINAPHNDDKILPTINKSMKLTNSEIISPVTPTMNSNTKIKNELLPSHITVWTDVDEWDLSRERTDPIIHIELKRWADILVIAPVTANTLSKIVLGLCDNLLTNTVSAWNTHFPILLAPSLVSSVYNANITKRQIAEIKENMPWIEVIKPSEKVVGINGEIGLGGMVDWNEIVDKIVTKLGGYPEEDDNTSELGEATEDLLNEDDDDDDEIKASSSRDDKDSNTEADDDDDDDDDDDDDDDDDLEVSNSPETIQDSRN; this is encoded by the coding sequence ATGGGGAGATCAGAATCTGAGTGCAACGAACGATCAACTAGTAGGCTATTGTACTTTGATAGATTGAgaaagaaacagaaaaataaCAGAGATATGGAAAGTGAAGCCACTGACGTTGGAAAGATCAAAATGGAGCAGACTTCAAAGACGGAAACAAAAGCATCTCCATTGATTTTTCGAGAAGTGGATACAGGATTGGGACCCCGtacaaaatcaattattaatgTGGATAAACACTCGGGGGCTGTTATTTCTAATACACCAGACAAAGACTTGAAGAGAGTGCCTAAGGTGACATTTGAGAccaagaagaagaacatAGAGGTTATTGGAAGTAATGAATGTTTAACCGATGTTGGAAAGAATGCAGTGGAGAGAAATGCAACAGCAAATGTTGTTTTGAacacaaataataatttagataatCATCATTCAGAGGggaatttaaaaaagacAACTTCAATATCAGTAACTCcaatattaaattcttctcctaaaaaaaatgatggGTCTGATGCAGTAAATGTTAAAGCAGCAGAAGTTAACAACCTTTCTAAAACAACTGATAATGAACATCCTCATTTCATTGTCGACGATATATTGCATACACCACCTGAGAGATCAAGATCGAACAGTATTACCCATCAACTTCCACATGGTATGGTACCAAGTGTAGAcaatatttcatatttgtTAGATAAACAATTGAGTGCCTTGAACACTGGAGAGACTACTAATGCCGAGAGAAATAATATGTCCACTGTAGAGAGAGCAGTGAGTCCAATAAAGGATAGTAAACTAGTAGATGTGAACAAAACGAATGAACCGTTAGATCTAAGTAAAGAAGAGCACAAGGACCTGGATCAAGGATTATCTAATAAGAATATACCTGTTATAAACAAAGAATCTCTGAAAAATACAGACTATAGATTGCTTCAggatgataataaaatacatgTACTGTTTGGAGCTACAGGATCTTTATCCGTCTATAAACTAAAACcaatgataaaaaaactTGAAGATATATATGGTAGAGACAAAATTACTATCCAAGTGATATTAACACAATCTGCGGAAAAGTTATTGAAcaccaaatatttaaaaaagaacGGCAACATTATTGGCAACTCTGCATTGACAACACCAATAAACGCACCACATAACGATGATAAAATACTGCCAACgataaataaatcaatgaaACTAACTAATTCAGAGATAATTAGTCCAGTGACACCAACCATGAATTCTAACactaaaattaaaaatgaactACTTCCATCCCATATCACTGTTTGGACGGATGTTGATGAGTGGGATCTTAGTCGAGAAAGAACAGATCCTATAATACACATAGAATTAAAAAGATGGGCTGACATCTTGGTTATTGCACCTGTGACAGCAAACACATTAAGCAAAATTGTTCTAGGTTTATGCGATAACCTATTAACAAACACAGTAAGTGCCTGGAATACACATTTCCCAATATTACTTGCACCTTCTTTGGTGTCAAGTGTATATAATGCGAACATTACCAAAAGACAAATTGCAgagataaaagaaaatatgcCATGGATCGAGGTTATTAAACCTTCTGAAAAGGTCGTTGGTATTAATGGTGAGATTGGGCTTGGAGGGATGGTTGACTGGaatgaaattgttgataAAATAGTAACAAAGTTAGGAGGTTATCCGGAGGAAGATGATAATACTTCAGAATTAGGTGAGGCAACTGAGGACTTGTTGAATGAAgacgatgatgatgatgatgagaTCAAAGCTAGTAGCTCAAGAGATGACAAGGATTCAAATACAGAAGCcgatgatgatgacgacgacgatgatgatgacgacGATGACGACGACGACGACTTGGAAGTTTCCAACTCTCCAGAAACTATACAGGATTCTAGAAACTGA
- the SGT1 gene encoding co-chaperone SGT1 (similar to Saccharomyces cerevisiae SGT1 (YOR057W); ancestral locus Anc_5.657) — protein sequence MPIERDLDQAKKALYEDKEYLQVVSLCDGILKESNENIMALIYKSTGLEKLYFSTVDWHNPDTLESSRDLLTKALNIATHRGDRGKIGLIHFRFFVHYFNLKKYEEAKKNMDSCKEFGYTDDTLFMWEMNLEKKLKKIQSKLNQSPKEPDILKKTCKAEVSPLEETAGVPETDEIKYRVDWYQTNKSINISIFTKSLPQTKEDIKISYDNNSRNMEITYPVNESKLTFKKTMTLTHPIEPDSIAYELTARKIEVIISKEDKTINWKTLEATSNVETTTRGHNYTSADSNTDSASKNRNPSASKIDWSKIDLGSDEDDDGIDNSSADAFFQKLYANADPDTKRAMMKSFVESNGTALNTNWDDVKQGKVETSPPEGMELKNF from the coding sequence ATGCCTATTGAGAGAGATTTGGATCAAGCCAAAAAGGCTCTGTATGAAGATAAAGAGTACTTACAAGTTGTTTCACTATGTGATGGCATTTTAAAGGAATccaatgaaaatattatggcattaatttataaatcGACAGGTTTGGAAAAGCTTTACTTTTCGACGGTTGATTGGCATAATCCTGACACGCTAGAGTCATCGAGAGATTTGTTAACAAAAGCTTTAAACATCGCTACGCATAGAGGTGATAGGGGTAAAATAGGTCTAATTCATTTTAGattttttgttcattaCTTTAACTTAAAGAAGTATGAGGAAGCGAAGAAGAACATGGATTCTTGTAAAGAGTTTGGATATACTGATGATACGTTGTTCATGTGGGAAATGAATTTGGAgaagaaactgaaaaaaattcaatcaaAGTTGAATCAAAGTCCAAAAGAGCCagatattttgaagaagaCATGTAAAGCTGAAGTTTCACCATTAGAAGAAACAGCTGGAGTACCTGAAACTGATGAAATTAAGTACAGAGTTGATTGGTATCAAACCAATAAAAGTATCAATATTTCGATATTTACGAAATCTTTACCGCaaacaaaagaagatattaaaatatcttatGACAATAACAGTAGAAATATGGAGATTACATATCCGGTAAATGAAAGTAAATTAACCTTTAAAAAAACCATGACATTAACACACCCAATCGAACCAGATAGCATAGCATATGAATTAACCGCCagaaaaattgaagttattatatccaaagaagataaaacaataaattgGAAAACACTAGAAGCTACAAGTAACGTAGAAACAACTACTAGAGGACATAATTATACATCTGCTGACTCAAATACTGATTCAGCTTCGAAGAATCGAAACCCTTCAgcatcaaaaattgattggtcaaaaattgatttagGTAGTGACGAGGACGATGATGGTATAGATAATTCATCTGCAGATGcattctttcaaaaattatatgCAAATGCAGATCCAGATACTAAGAGAGCAATGATGAAGTCTTTTGTGGAAAGTAACGGCACTGCATTGAATACCAATTGGGATGATGTTAAACAAGGTAAAGTTGAAACTTCACCACCTGAAGGCATGGAGCTTAAAAACTTCTAA
- the ASE1 gene encoding Ase1p (similar to Saccharomyces cerevisiae ASE1 (YOR058C); ancestral locus Anc_5.658), whose amino-acid sequence MTALQTPTRERIGDQFSNPDYSKLTPVNIKCLTSPIKMSTQENTRELTSLISKIDNNNNNNDLYTENFNLISKQLEKLLKNLNVIYQKIGYSKGEILTKEKLIFKSLSNSITEYFEHAENAMNELSQNNDIELNILNRILMIIDDPTGTQTIPDLYTRNSILSPDRKTIPMSPKKGVSLLSKQKLIFDAREYVYRSFIPKLLKFLVKNNELQRFLTSINEESGTNSIGMPNHELISTLPTLEETASVFKHVSPIKNDFKNLFEYLKESNENLLQSEKFNDISDKKIKTIISLTETYRTIYSEKYESMNILATNLLRLFKELDLQHSDLDKNDLDLIMIYSTKFDNFDGKLLPVHEQIISRLNQLHDEFNDKYVARLKEKKDIESVCKELWIKLKFPQYQYEEFIDKNKGLSEIVMENYRNELNRLNIMKKKLLKTLISDTRQKIDEFWKILNYIDEDKKEFIDKFEELTRSNINSQYDEELLRLSEAELKQLEDRLAIYKPLLTLYSEFKSIIEDHINLENSSKDSSRLLSRNSHKILLQEEKMRKKITRHFPRVVQELRNKLHEMHSMFGRPFVVDGNSLAEVIQEQESELINKYPRMRLNSSQRDKSPSNKLSNLSNHKKSPHRIQKQSPNRKILNISPNKQHMQVSQLHKTPIKLDMPISVSTMSLKNKQFVSASKNSMAPSIKNERSATRPSLALLEPSKFMNTESKISVPGNSKLPLRTPNGFIRPTRLFPVSKNVLNKQGSQIPTLSSDLKNVTLKSISNTYQDNKENERQLDSKSNRILSSPYKEPENSIYKISMSPDGKCQLNIRESFDSGFDDTSMIEDENDKDFLSWKKEQLNKLNNSSNDDHEILPI is encoded by the coding sequence ATGACAGCTCTGCAGACTCCTACAAGAGAGCGCATTGGTGATCAATTTTCAAATCCAGACTATTCAAAGCTTACACCagtgaatataaaatgtttAACATCTCCCATTAAGATGTCAACTCAAGAGAACACTCGGGAACTAACATCGCTTATTTCGAAGatagataataataacaataataacgaCCTCTACACAGAAAATTTTAACTTGATATCAAAGCAGttggaaaaattattgaagaatcTAAATGTAATATACCAAAAAATTGGATATTCCAAAGGTGAAATCTTAactaaagaaaaattaatattcaagtctctttcaaattcaataacTGAATACTTCGAGCATGCAGAAAATGCAATGAATGAACTATCtcaaaataatgatatagaactgaatatattgaatagAATACTAATGATAATCGATGATCCGACAGGAACTCAAACGATACCCGATTTATACACTAGGAACTCTATACTCTCACCAGACAGAAAAACGATCCCAATGTCTCCAAAAAAGGGCGTATCGTTGTTAAGTAAACAAAAGCTAATATTTGATGCTAGAGAATATGTATACAGATCTTTTATCCCAAAACTGCTGAAGTTTTTAGTTAAAAATAACGAATTGCAGAGATTTTTGACTTCAATCAATGAAGAATCAGGAACTAATTCAATTGGAATGCCTAATCATGAATTGATTTCAACTTTACCAACTTTAGAAGAAACAGCTTCTGTGTTCAAGCACGTATCTcctattaaaaatgatttcaaaaatttatttgaatatttaaaagagaGTAATGAGAATTTACTAcaaagtgaaaaatttaatgatataagtgacaagaaaataaaaacaataatatcattaacaGAAACATACCGAACTATTTACAGTGAAAAATATGAGTCAATGAACATCCTCGCGACTAATTTACTAAGGCTATTCAAGGAACTCGACCTTCAGCACTCAGATTTggataaaaatgatttggatttaataatgatttacAGCACCAAATTCGATAATTTTGACGGAAAGTTACTTCCTGTTCatgaacaaataatatcaagACTTAACCAGCTGCATGATGAATTTAATGACAAATATGTAGCAAGGcttaaagaaaagaaggATATCGAATCAGTATGTAAGGAATTGTGGATTAAGTTAAAGTTCCCTCAATACCAATATGAAGAGTTTATAGATAAAAACAAGGGATTATCAGAAATTGTTATGGAAAACTATAGAAATGAATTAAACAGactaaatataatgaagaagaaattacTTAAGACATTGATATCGGATACAAGacaaaaaattgatgagTTTTGgaagattttaaattatatagatGAAGATAAGAAGgaatttattgataaatttgaagaattgacTCGTTCTAATATTAACTCACAGtatgatgaagaattattaagaTTATCTGAAGCTGAATTGAAACAATTAGAAGATCGTTTAGCTATTTATAAACCATTATTGACATTATACAGTGAatttaaatcaataatagAAGATCATATTAACCTAGAAAATAGTTCTAAAGACTCATCGAGGCTTTTATCAAGAAATTCtcataaaatattgttacaagaagaaaaaatgaggaaaaaaataacaagaCACTTTCCTCGTGTCGTGCAGgaattaagaaataaattgCATGAGATGCATAGTATGTTTGGAAGACCATTCGTTGTGGATGGTAACTCACTGGCTGAAGTCATTCAAGAACAAGAATCTGAGTTAATCAATAAATACCCAAGAATGAGACTCAATTCCAGTCAAAGGGATAAGAGTCCATCAAATAAGTTATCTAACTTATCTAATCATAAAAAATCTCCTCATCGCATACAGAAACAATCACCCAACcgtaaaattttaaatatttctcCTAACAAACAACACATGCAAGTTTCTCAATTACATAAGACTCCGATTAAACTAGACATGCCGATTTCTGTTAGTACTATGTCATTAAAGAATAAGCAATTCGTTAGCGCAAGTAAAAACAGCATGGCGCCTAGCATCAAGAATGAAAGAAGTGCTACAAGACCAAGTCTAGCATTGTTAGAACCTTCAAAATTTATGAATACTGAAAGTAAAATATCTGTGCCTGGTAATTCCAAATTACCTTTGAGAACTCCTAATGGGTTTATCCGCCCAACAAGACTATTCCCAGTATCAAAAAACGTGTTAAATAAACAAGGTAGCCAAATTCCTACACTCTCAAgtgatttaaaaaatgtaaCATTAAAATCGATCTCCAATACTTACCAAGATAATAAGGAGAATGAAAGACAATTAGATTCAAAATCGAATAGAATTTTGAGTAGCCCATACAAAGAACCAGAAAATAGCATCTACAAAATATCAATGTCTCCTGACGGCAAATGTCAACTCAATATCAGAGAGTCATTTGATAGTGGTTTTGATGATACAAGCATgattgaagatgaaaatgataaagattTCCTTTCATGGaaaaaagaacaattaaataagtTAAACAATTCTTCCAATGATGACCATGAAATATTACCAATCTAA